The Streptococcus mitis genomic sequence GAAAGGATAGAAGCAAACTGTCAGCCATGTTCAGTTCTGAACAGTTTGTCTCAAGTGTCTACATGCCAAAAAGAGACCGTCGAGTCAGCAAGACGAAAAAAGCCATCTATCAAGCTTTTTTACAACTTTTGAACGACAAAGGCTATGATGCCACTACTGTTCAGGATATCATTGACCTAGCAGATGTTGGGCGTTCTACTTTTTACTGTCACTATGAAAGCAAGGAACTCCTTTTAGATGAGCTCTGTCGCTACCTCTTTCATCATCTCTTTGAAAGGGAAGGACACTTTACTACCGAGGACTACCTCGCACATATCTTTTTACATTTTCAGAAAAACCAGGACCATGTTACCAG encodes the following:
- a CDS encoding TetR/AcrR family transcriptional regulator — encoded protein: MPKRDRRVSKTKKAIYQAFLQLLNDKGYDATTVQDIIDLADVGRSTFYCHYESKELLLDELCRYLFHHLFEREGHFTTEDYLAHIFLHFQKNQDHVTSLLFSKNDYFLRQLHKELEHHVYPMLADELKEAHTNLPTSYLQHLVVSNFIETLTWWLKKGQDFTYQEVVQFYLDLLIPKN